In Setaria viridis chromosome 5, Setaria_viridis_v4.0, whole genome shotgun sequence, the genomic stretch atcctaaattataagtcattccaagaatcttggagagtcaaagcatctcaagtttaaccaaaattatagagaaaattataaaaatttatgatacttagatgacatcataaatgttattatattatcatataaatttggtcaaacttgagatactttgactctccaaaatttttagaatgacttataatttgggatggatgagtaCGTGCCAACGTGGTGGGTGGCTAGTGAAGAGACTGCTGAGACGACTTTTTGTGCAGATGCAGGCACGCATATGCAACAGCTACCCAGGCCTAACATGTTCTGACCAAAGCATTGTAACCCAGCTACCACAGCACAGATAGCTGTTACATGCTAGCAAACGTACTGCTCGCTCGATGAGTTCGTTGTTCTTGATGGACAAGTGTCACGTTGCGCGTAAAGATCCGGGCACTGTTCCTGGCATGTGTCCGTACGTGCCGGGATCTGCGAGTACATGCCAACTTGCAGCTGGTAGCTAGCTAGGCCACCGTGAGCCACGGATTGGACTGTGGTGCTCGACGGCTCGCGCGGTCCCTTTCGTGGAAAAACGTGGCCGTCCCAACTGACAGATCTTGCAGCTAGTACGCTCAGCACTGTAGCTGCGGGTGCAAACAGATCTGCAAAGAGATCGGTGTTCCAGCTGCACTGCCTGGCTAGGTCCATAGCTTCTCTTGTTATGTGAATGCTAGCTGTATGTGCAGTATAGGCCATAGTGAAGAGAGTGTACTCAACTACTCTCACATGTGGTCGTACGTTAGTAGTATATCCCCTAGCTCCTTGGCTCTTGCTAGCCGAATGACTCGTTGCTAGCCGAGGTGCACTTGCTACATTTGTAAATGATTATTTATTTTGATGGAGCACAAGTCTTACAATAACATGATCATGTCACTAGGCTATATATACGCATAGCTTGGATCATGTATTTGGCTGGCTACCGTGACTAGCTATTCGTACTAACCAAGTGAATGTTTATCAAAAATTCCTGCACAGATTTATGAGCAACAATTCAGCCATTTCccgaaaaaaattaaattatttTCCACATAAGTTTTgtatcttctcttttttttctttcttttatgtgACAGTCTCGGCgtgtttaaaaaaaactagaacTTGCTTCCACCATATAGGAAATATATATCGGAATTTTAGTTAGTCAACTAAAAAGTTTAGTAACAATATTTCACCAGTCCAAACTGGTCGTTACATGTATATCGTGGCTATATTTTATTTCAAGTGAAAAAAGAAAGACAGAAGTTATTTGTGTACAAATTATCGTCATCATCTAAAAAGGTAACGAGTAAGTTATACTATAAGAAATTGCATTGGCAAACTCGAATAATCTTTTTTAAGAATTCCCCCTGTCTAAATGTTCACTAGATATTTCACAAGCAACTATATTTAATTTTCAAGAGCGAAATGGAAAATTAAGCCTTTTACGTTTGATTTGCGAGAAAAAGTACGTACTGCACCCCATCATCAAGCAGACAAGCACTATATGCCTCCGCTAAACTTTTAACTTATACAAGTCTTTAAAAAAACACTTTTAACTTATGCAAGGTATGGGtgatggaggatgtgtgtccaATCATTATCGCGAGAAAAAAGAAACTTGCTCGATCTGTGCGTTTATCTTGCTTTAATTTGTACTCCGGAGAAAAGAGTGCGCGGAAGTTTGCGAAAGATATGCACCACAATGGACCGACAAAGCCAGGCCAAGTACGATGTTGACGCTGCACGACTGACTGTTTATGTTGTCCCCACCAACACTTGCTGCTTGCACCATTgggaccatgcatgcatgcgttaCGGCCAAAAGTTGGGCACAATCCCAGAGCAGTAACCCGGCACGTAGAAGTTAAAGCGGGTCATTAATAATTACCTTGTCAACGTCGGCGGCGGACgtgtcgccggcgccgccgtagtAGACGGCGCCCTCGAGGCAGTAGAggacgccgccggcccccttggcgagcgcggcgacgcgggcagCGTCGCCCTCGGAGAagaaggacgacgacggcggctgcgAGCGCCAGCTCCCGATGAGACCCTGGTAGTCGGTGAGCACGGAACCCTCGACGTAGTCCATGAtccccgccaccgcgccgcgctCGGCAATGAGCCGCTCCTGGTCGCCCGTCAGCACCGCCACGTCGGTGTAGAGGAGCCGCACCcaccgcgccctcgccggcgccggcgccagcgggATCCGCGCCCGCGTGATGATGCCGAACTGCCCCAGCCCGCCCAGCACGGCGTCGAAGAGGTCGGCGTTCTTCTCCTTGGAGCACATCACCATCTCCCCAGTTCCTGCACGAACCGAAGAGGTCATCTCGATCGTCAATAATTAGAGGGTGTTTGATcgccggactaaactttagtccctgtcacatcaaatatttgaacactaattaggagtattaaacataggttaattacaaaaccaattttacaacccctaggctaaattgcgagacgaatctattaagctaattaatccatcattagcgaatgttattatcaaatcatggactaattaggcttaatagattcgtttcgcgatttagcctaggggttctgcaattagttttttaattagttcatgtttagtgcttctaattagtatccgaatattcggactaaactttagctccaggattcCAACACCCTCTTAATCTCCATGTCTGCGGCACCGGTGATGACGTGACGCGTGAGTACGTGACTGTgcacaacgacgacgacggcgatgtGCGTACCGGTGATGACGTCGAGCTCGAGGACGTTGGATATCTGCGGGCCGTGGCGGAAGGCCTGGCCGCTGATGCCGGCGTTGGAGAGCGTCCCGCCTATAGTAAGATGGAGGTAGTCCGTCCAGGAGCGCGGCGTGAGGCCGTGCGCGAGGGCGGCGTGCAGCACGTCCACCCAcagctgctcgccgccggcgtcgacgtAGCGCCCGGTCACCGAGACGGCGAGcctcgcggcggcgtcgggccccgccgccagcgacgccatgtcgacgacgacgccgccgggTGCCGCCGCCTGGCCGCGGGTCGAGTGGCCGCGCCCCCGGGCCGAGACCGGGAACGGGGTCGCGCTCGCGCTGGACGCCCGCAGCAGCGCGGCGATGTCGGCCGGGCTCGACGGGTAGAACACggccgccgggcgcgcggcggccacgGACACGTTGGTGCCGAAGTCGGTGGACGCGAGCGCGGTCGCGGCGGCGTCCGTGCGGACCCGGCCGCCGGTGgcgtcggcgagctcgcggaCCCGGTCGACgacggacgccggcggcggcgaggcgagcgtGGGCGGGAGGGTCGCCGCCTTGAAGACGGCGCAGATGATGAGGACGGCCGCCATGGTGATCATAGCTTCGATCTCACTCCTCTACGATGATGTCTCGAGCTCTAGCTAGCCTCCTCTCACTCTGAGTAGTAGTAGTAGGAAGTAGTGGGGAGCCCGGGTGGCTATAAATAGCCGGCGGTGGCTGGACTGCAGGTCTTGGTGTTAGGAACCGGCTTTAAGTAATCACTTGCTAGACTGAGCCGTCCATGATCCAGTGCATTagctgcgacgacgacgacgacgacttgcTTGGAGCTGAGCTGAGCTTTAGTTGAGATCTGTAGACAAAGACCGAAAGATATGCATGGTGTCGTACTAGGTCTAGGTGATCAGACACGTATGAATACATACATACAGCACAAGCGTGCGCATGTGAACGCGCGCAAGAAGAGTCAACAGTCAAGAGAGAGATAATGGGGCCGGCCGGCATACGCGTACGTACGATGACAGGAAGACTTTCTCGGGAAAACGACAAGCTTCCAAGATCCAGGATGAGCTAGCACACACGGTACGGTAGAGCTACAGCTCTGGGCCGTACGTGGAGGCACTGATCCATGATCCTGCAGAAGAGATCCCTACCATGCATGCCTTGTTGCATGATTGGTTTCTCTCTGTTCGATCGGCTAGCTGCTTTGCCACCATTCGAATCGCGCCGGACGATGCTTTTGCATCCTCTTTTAGGTTCGAGGACGATGCTGAATGGAACAAAAGAACCGTAGAAATGGGCAGGCACATCACGTAGCTAGCGCAAAGGGGGTCTCTGCTGGTGATCGATATGACTCGATCGGATGGAACTGTGACACTCATGGCCAGCTTTACGTACAGGTCACCAAATTTTCCTCTATAGCTAGTATTGGCCGGGTCGACAGATCAGAGCCCACCAACGCCCACGTTCTGTTCTCTAGCATTCAGCAACCGGCCGGTTGGGGCCCGGGTACGTGCACACAAGAAATCAAGGACAGTAGTGTATCGTACTCGTGCATATATGGACTGACTACCAGTAAGCGTGTCAGGCTGACATGTACGTATCGGCATATGGTTCCGTCGTCAGTCGTCACATGGGCTAGCTCGAACCAAATCCAGTCGATCTGTCCACCGTCCATTTTGCCTCTTTCGTAAAACAAGGCCACTATCTCAACTGGCAACAAGCCGTGCATCGGTATCTATCGTACGTACGAAAATCCTGGCAAGATTGGTCATGCACCTGATGATTATTTTATTCATCTGGAAAAACACATTGAATGATGTTGAACTACTtacatgtgcatgcatgccaaTTGGGCGGCTAACTTTGGTTTGAAGGATGGAGACCCGATCATCTATCTTCTCAGCTCTCgtatttttgtttggtttagGAAAATGGAATGAGTTGATCCATTACGATCAAGCACATGGTTAGCTTAAGATTGCGGAATATGTTTATCCCTCCATAGTTTCGATATAGCTGGTAAAACATCGATACCGTCTCTAACATGACACTTTGACTTACGATattaaaatttttattattaaaaaataactaCATGTTACGAGAGCATTTTTAATTAATCAATTTAGTAATGTTATAGTGTTGTGTGTGGTCAACCTATTTAATAAAAAAGTAAATATTCATGTAGTCAAAGTTAAAAAAGGTTGACTTAAGTCAAACCAATAATAGATAatgaggtcctgtttggatcatCAGTTGTCATTAATTTGTTACAGTATTTCGTTAGCTGCCCCAACACGCATCCAATAGCCAAGCTAATAATTCTATACTAAACATGTCTGGAGTTTCAAACTGAAGGTTGGACAGTGCTTGCATGGGAAC encodes the following:
- the LOC117855678 gene encoding cytokinin dehydrogenase 2, which codes for MITMAAVLIICAVFKAATLPPTLASPPPASVVDRVRELADATGGRVRTDAAATALASTDFGTNVSVAAARPAAVFYPSSPADIAALLRASSASATPFPVSARGRGHSTRGQAAAPGGVVVDMASLAAGPDAAARLAVSVTGRYVDAGGEQLWVDVLHAALAHGLTPRSWTDYLHLTIGGTLSNAGISGQAFRHGPQISNVLELDVITGTGEMVMCSKEKNADLFDAVLGGLGQFGIITRARIPLAPAPARARWVRLLYTDVAVLTGDQERLIAERGAVAGIMDYVEGSVLTDYQGLIGSWRSQPPSSSFFSEGDAARVAALAKGAGGVLYCLEGAVYYGGAGDTSAADVDKGLEMMLRELQYARGFAFVQDVSYVEFLDRVRAGELKLRAAGLWDVPHPWLNLFLPRSRILDFAAGVFHGVLLRDGAGGGATGPVLVYPMNRRMWDGAMSAVFPDDDGDEVFYTVAILRSAVAAGDLGRMEAQNAEVARFCEGAGIPCTQYLASYATQAEWAAQHFGPGSWDRFARRKRKYDPKAILSRGQRIFSYPLELSPDEHVL